The proteins below come from a single Miscanthus floridulus cultivar M001 chromosome 1, ASM1932011v1, whole genome shotgun sequence genomic window:
- the LOC136455882 gene encoding uncharacterized protein, whose amino-acid sequence MATATARSGAGAAPGSAPSLSFFFPDPPSPGPAPPAELESPADPAPGGARVPGGFAPPADLVSPADPAPTPPAELASPTDPAPTPAPPAELASPADLASPADPAPTPPAELRARAPGRSRVPGGSRARAPGGARVPGGSVPPADLAPVPPADLASPAELASPADPAPTPPAELVSPADPRPLRISRPRPRRISRPRRISCPRRIPRPRRISRPAELASIGGGASTDARRARRSGAGGAPGQPLETVFG is encoded by the exons atggcgacggcgacggcacgCTCTGGCGCTGGCGCGGCGCCCGGatccgccccctccctctccttcttcttccccgacccTCCCTCTCCTGGACCCGCGCCCCCGGCGGAGCTCGAGTCCCCGGCGGATCCCGCccccggcggagctcgcgtccCCGGCGGATTCGCGCCCCCGGCGGATCTCGTGTCCCCGGCGGATCCCGCGCCCACGCccccggcggagctcgcgtccCCGACGgatcccgcgcccacgcccgcgcccccggcggagctcgcgtccCCGGCGGATCTCGCGTCCCCGGCGGATCCCGCGCCCACGCCCCCGGCGGAGCTCCGCGCCCGCGCCCCCGGCAGATCTCGCGTCCCCGGCGgatcccgcgcccgcgcccccggcggagctcgcgtccCCGGCGGATCCGTGCCCCCGGCGGATCTCGCGCCCGTGCCCCCGGCGGATCTCGCGTCACCGGCGGAGCTCGCGTCCCCGGCGGATCCCGCGCCCACGCCCCCGGCGGAGCTCGTGTCCCCGGCGGATCCGCGCCCCCTACGGATCTCGCGCCCGCGCCCCCGGCGGATCTCGCGCCCCCGGCGGATCTCGTGTCCCCGGCGGATCCCGCGCCCCCGGCGGATCTCGCGTCCGGCGGAGCTCGCGTCCATCGGCGGGGGAGCAAGCACGGACGCCAGACGAGCGCGGAGGAGCGGGGCCGGCGGCGCGCCCG GTCAGCCGTTGGAGACAGTTTTTGGATAG